Proteins encoded by one window of Lathyrus oleraceus cultivar Zhongwan6 chromosome 1, CAAS_Psat_ZW6_1.0, whole genome shotgun sequence:
- the LOC127090690 gene encoding polygalacturonase produces the protein MSFIYNKAFTTAWNEACASTTAAKILILAGTYKMGLLEVKGPCKAPIEVQVDGTIDAPMSNDDLKGAEQWIRFDTIESFTLSGKGVFDGHGAATWKHAPIAWKDTNSSKRAMNIYFHALTNSLVTGVTSKDNKYFQFMVLACCNIAFNVVTVIAPDESPNIDGIHIGRSNGVTITNSNIGTRDDCISLGDGSQKVTVENVNCGPGHGISVGSLGKLTTEENVAGLIVKNYTLTKTENGVRIKTWPDVPGKITITDMHFEDITMVDVMNPIIIHQEYCPWNKCSKKNPSQIKIGKVIFKNIKGTSVTAEGVTIICSSGVPCEGVEFNNVDLTFNGAQARAKCSHV, from the exons atgTCTTTCATATACAATAAGGCTTTCACAACTGCTTGGAATGAAGCATGTGCATCAACAACTGCGGCCAAAATTCTGATTTTGGCTGGAACATACAAAATGGGTTTATTAGAAGTTAAAGGTCCTTGTAAGGCTCCTATAGAAGTTCAAGTGGATGGCACAATTGATGCACCTATGAGCAATGATGACCTTAAAGGAGCTGAACAATGGATCAGGTTTGACACTATAGAGTCCTTTACCTTATCAGGAAAAGGAGTTTTTGATGGTCATGGTGCAGCTACATGGAAACATGCTCCAATTGCTTGGAAAGATACTAATTCATCTAAACGTGCAATG AATATTTATTTTCATGCTCTCACCAACTCATTGGTGACTGGAGTTACATCTAAGGACAACAAATATTTTCAATTTATGGTTTTGGCGTGTTGCAATATAGCATTTAATGTTGTCACAGTTATAGCCCCTGATGAAAGTCCTAATATTGATGGAATCCATATAGGAAGATCAAATGGTGTTACAATTACTAATAGCAACATTGGTACTAGAGATGATTGCATATCATTGGGTGATGGTAGCCAAAAAGTAACTGTCGAAAATGTGAATTGTGGACCTGGACATGGTATTAGTGTTGGAAGCCTTGGAAAGTTAACAACTGAAGAGAATGTAGCAGGTTTAATAGTTAAGAATTATACTCTAACAAAAACTGAAAATGGTGTGAGGATTAAGACTTGGCCTGATGTCCCAGGAAAAATTACTATTACTGATATGCATTTTGAAGATATTACCATGGTTGATGTTATGAACCCTATCATCATTCACCAAGAGTATTGTCCATGGAACAAGTGTTCCAAAAAG AATCCATCACAAATAAAGATAGGCAAAGTTATATTTAAGAATATTAAGGGCACATCTGTAACAGCAGAAGGAGTGACTATTATTTGCAGTAGTGGTGTACCATGCGAAGGTGTGGAGTTCAATAATGTTGATCTCACATTCAATGGAGCCCAAGCAAGAGCTAAATGTTCTCATGTCTAA